ATGTAAATGAGCTAGTCAATTTATTTTGTGAACTATTTTGAACTTACGTAGAACACCGCATAAAATCAATCAATAAACGAGGTGCATTCAATGACAAAACTATCAAAAAGGCAACAAGATATACTTGCTTTTATAAAAGACAAAGTAAAAGAAAAAGGGTACCCACCATCTGTTAGGGAAATAGGTGAAGCAGTCGGACTCGCTTCCAGTTCAACTGTACATGGACACCTGTCTCGATTAGAAAAGAAAGGATATATTCGCCGCGACCCAACAAAGCCTCGAGCTATTGAAGTTATAGGAATGGAAGATGAACCATCACGAGTATCCGAATCACCTTCTTTATATATTCCTGTCATTGGTAAAGTTACTGCCGGTTCACCGATTACAGCTATTGAAAATATTGAAGAGTATTTACCAATGCCCGCACATTTAGTTGGCGATGAAAATTCGTTTATTCTTGAGATTCAAGGAGATTCGATGATTGAAGCTGGTATATTTGATGGGGATTATGTCGTCGTACGTCAGCAACAAAGTGCTAATAACGGTGATATTGTCGTTGCAATGACAGAGGAAGATGAAGCAACTGTTAAACGCTTTTTCAAAGAAAAAGATCATGTTCGCTTGCAACCAGAGAACGCAACACTTGAACCGATCATCTTAAGAAATGTTCATATATTAGGAAAAGTTGTTGGAGTATTCCGGACGATTCATTAAAAACCACCCAAATGGGTGGTTTTTTGTGTGACTAAAAAATCACAAAATCACAATAAGATAAAGCCACCTATTAAATTGGTCAATTCTCCACTGTTTAAATATTAGTTACATAAATCAACAACATACCCGAACACTTGTTTTCTAACCTCTGAATTGTTAATATAAATATAATTTCATGTTATTTTTCTACCTTTTTGCCATCATTTTTAATTACTTCTAAAAATCCCCTTAGATTTATACCTTCTATACACCTTTAAAACAATCGAATTTGAACTTCCAAGAATCACTTCAAATAAAAGTTTGATCGAAAGTAGGTGATCATTTTTTAACACTCTCAACCTTTTAATTACAAAAAAACTTATATCAATTAAAGGAGTGTAGATGAATGGCCTCTATTATGTCAAATGTTGAATGTCCACAATGTAAAAAAACAGCATTAGAAGATTTCTATTATAAAACTGATGAAACATTTTTGTGTTGTTTTCATTGTGGGTATTATTATCAAAGGGAACAAAAATACGACGAAGCTAAAAGAGAGATGTTTACAGAAGAAAAAGAATGGTATGGATACGGAGTCTACTCTTTAGTTAAAAATGATGGGTCTAAAGGTATAACAAAAGTATTAAACGTAGAGATTACAGAAGACGAGAAAGAAGAAATGATAAAATCTTTTGAATCAAAAGAATCAAAAGATGTTGACATGAAGAAAAGTTATTTCATCCTCTATGATAAGGGGGCGTTTACCCTTTTAGCAGGAACTTACCCTAAAGATTTTCAACTCTCTTATAAAGAATGGGAGTCTATTTATGATACTGATGATTCATTAAGTATGTATGAGTAGTAAAAAGCCCTTGATACTGAATACGTATCAAGGACTTTTTTGCTATTAATAAGTCGTCATGTACTGCTCTCTCTCCCAAGGATGTACTTGGGTTCTAAACATGTCCCACTCGATTTCTTTTGCTTCAATAAAGTGTTCAAGTGCGTGTTCACCAAGAGATTTCGTAATGACTTCATTTTTCTTCAATGCATCAATGGCACCTTTTAATGTTGCAGGCAATGCATGAATTCCTTCTGCTTCTCTTTCCTCTTCATCCATTGCATAAATGTTACCATCAGTTTCAGATGGTGGTGTCATTTCGTTACGAATTCCATCAAGACCGGCTGCAAGTAAAGCTGCCATTGCTAAGTATGGGTTTGCTGCTGGGTCTGGACTACGTACTTCAATACGCGTACTAATTCCTCTTGAAGATGGAATGCGTACTAATGGAGAACGATTTCTCATTGACCAAGCGATATAACATGGCGCTTCATATCCAGGAACTAAACGCTTATAAGAGTTCACTGTAGGGTTTGTGATGGCTGTGTAAGCATCTGCATGCTTTAGTGTACCAGCTAAAAATTGCATCGCCGTTTCACTTAATTGCGTTGGTGTATCCGCGTCAAAGAAAGCATTTTCTTTTTTACTGCGGAAAAGTGACATATTCGCATGCATCCCGCTTCCGTTCACTCCAAATAGTGGTTTAGGCATGAATGTTGCGTGAAGACCGTGCTTTCTTGCGATCGTCTTTACAACGAGCTTAAACGTTTGGATGTTGTCACACGTAGTTATTGCATCAGCATATTTAAAGTCAATTTCGTGTTGACCTGGCGCAACTTCGTGGTGAGATGCTTCAATTTCAAAGCCCATATCTTCAAGTTCTAACACGATATCACGGCGGCAATTTTCACCTAAATCCGTTGGAGCTAAGTCGAAATATCCACCTTTATCATTTAATTCAAGTGTTGGTTCGCCTCTCTCATCATTTTTAAAGAGGAAAAATTCAGGCTCTGGTCCAATATTAAATTCTGTAAATCCTAGCTCTTCTGCTTCTTTTAAGACACGTTTTAACACGCCGCGAGGATCTCCTTCAAATGGTGTTCCATCTGGATTATATACATCACAGATTAAACGAGCGACCTTCCCTTTTTCTGGCGTCCATGGGAAGATGACCCAAGTATCTAAATCCGGGTAAAGATACATATCAGACTCTTCGATTCGAACGAATCCTTCAATGGATGATCCATCAAACATCATTAAATTGTCTAATGCTTTTGGAAGCTGACCAACAGGAATTTCTACGTTTTTAATAATCCCTAATAAATCTGTAAATTGTAGTCGGATAAATCGTACGTTCTCTTCTTCAGCCATTTTCATAATGTTTTCTTTTGAATACTTACTCATCTAAATTTTCTCCTCCTTAAAATTGTCCATGCTATAAATGCATTTACAGACGTCTTCCATCTTTCTTAAAATAAGCGAAAATGAGTTACTGTATACTTTCAAATGATCTTTCATTCACCTTCGCTGTCTTTCGTTAATCTTATACTAACGAAGATTTTATTCGTTATGTGTAATGTTGTTAGATAATCTAACAAAGAATTTTTCCTGCTATCACTCCTTATTTGAAAACATCGTTTTATTACCATTCTATCCCTCTCCTAACTATGACTAACCTTTGAAGTTAACAAACGATCTAAACAAAATCTTACGATCGCATAGAAAAAGGAATGGATACTACATCCATTCCCCGCTTTCATAAACAAGTAATCTTATTTTTCAATCGACCATAAACCATTTTCAATCAGTGATAGAACCGCGTCATAAACACTGATCTTTACGTGTTCATACGTTAAACCACCTTGCACATATGCTGTGTACGGTGGTCTAAGTGGTCCGTCGGCGGTTAATTCAATACTTGCTCCTTGAATAAAGGTTCCCGCCGCCATAATCACATCATCTTTATAACCCGGCATATAACTCGGCTGAGGCTTCACATGAGCGTCTACTGGAGATGCTCCTTGAATCGCCTGACAAAAACCGACCATCGTCTCTTTTGACGGAAAGACAACTGATTGAATCAAATCCGTTCGTTCCGTTGACCATGATGGTGAAGTCTCCATACCTACATCTTCTAAAAATTTCGCTGTAAATATTGCCCCTTTTACTGCTTGATTAACGACATGAGGAGCTAGGAAAAATCCTTGATACATTTCGAGTAAACTATAAAGTGAAGCTCCTCCTTCTAATCCAATTCCTGGTGCCGTTAAGCGATAACCGCATAGGTCTATATATTTTTCTTTCCCAACAATATAGCCACCCGTTTTTACAATGCCGCCCCCTGGATTTTTAATTAATGATCCTGCCATTAAATCTGCTCCTACGTCGCATGGCTCTTGTTTTTCTACGAATTCTCCGTAACAGTTGTCAACAAAAACAATGATCTCATTGTTAATATCTTTGACAAAATCAATCATCTCTTTTATTTGCTCAATTGTAAATGATGGCCTCAAATCGTACCCTTTTGAACGTTGAATACCAATTACTTTCGTTTTCTTAGTAATCGCCTCTTGCACCTTTTCAAAATCAACAGCACCTTCTATTAAAGGTACGTAATTATAACCAATTCCATAGTCTTTTAATGAACCTGTATTCTCTCCACGAACACCGACAACTTCTTCTAATGTGTCATATGGTTTATCTGTAATGTATAAAAGTTCATCACTTGGGCGAAGGACGCCAAATAAAGCTGTACTAATTGCATGAGTACCTGAAACGATTTGCGGTCTGACAATCGCTTTTTCCCCACCAAACACTTCAGCATAAATCGCTTCTAATGTATCTCTTCCCGAATCATCATAACCATACCCAGTTGAAGCTTGAAAATGAAAATCCGACACTTCATGATTTTTAAATGCTTTTAACACTTTTCTTTGATTGTATTCGCTAATCTTCTCTCGTTTTTGAAAATAAGGTTGTAATGTTGATTCGGCATGATTGCGAATCTCCTCTAATTGTTCTAATACGTCTGATTGCATGTTCAATAGAGCTCCTTTAGTCTTCAGTTTGCTGTCTCTGTTGCAGCTCATGGTAAATCGAGGATTGTGGTGATGCGTATCCTCGTACAAAATATCGTTCCTTTTCTTCATCAAAGATTCTTTCTTGTTGAATCGTTTCTTGCTGGAGACGATGAAGTAGCTTACCTTCATGAGCATTTATGTACACGATATATGGAGAAAAATCTTCTTCCATCACAGCTTCAATTTTTTCTTTTAACTTGAACAAGTCTTTCTCGTGATATGCACTCATCAAAATAGACGGCCCTTCCGTGTAAGGGATAAAGTCCCCTGTTAAAGCATCACGTTTATTATAGACGGTTAGGATCGGAAGCTTGTCAGCTTCTAATTCACTTAGTAACTGATTCACAGTTTTTTCATGGTTTGGAAAGTCTTCATTCGAAGCATCGACAACATGTAAAATTAAGTCTGCTTCTTTTACTTCTTCTAACGTTGATCGGAAAGCTGCAATTAATGAGGTTGGCAATTGTTGAATAAAACCAACTGTATCTGTTAATAAAACATCCATACCAGAAGGCATTGACATTTTTTTCGTCGTTGGATCTAACGTTGCGAATAGTTGATTTTCCATGTACACGTCTGCTTCAGACAAACGGTGAAGAAGTGTCGATTTTCCCGCATTCGTATAACCCGCTAAAGCAATTTGGAACGTCTGATTCTTCTTTCGTCTACTTCGATAACGCTCCCGATGTGAAACAACTTGATCAAGTTGACGTTTAATATCTGTCATACGATTGCGAATATGACGTTGGTCAACTTCTAATTGCGTTTCACCCGGTCCTCTCGTCCCAATTCCTCCACCTAAACGCGACAACATATGACCTTGTCCACGTAAACGAGGTAATAGGTAGCTTAATTGAGCAAGCTCTACCTGTAATTTACCTTCTTTTGATTGGGCTCTCCTCGCAAAAATATCTAAGATTAGCTGCGTTCGGTCAATCACCTTAACATCTAATGTCTTCGTTAAATTACGTAATTGCGATGGCGATAGTTCATCATTAAAGATGATAAGCTGAATATCATACTCTTCAATGATTTGAACCATCTCATTCACTTTTCCTTTACCTATGTATGTCGCTGAGTTAGGATGTTCGCGATTTTGAGTGACCTCCATCACGACCGTCCCACCAGCAGTTTTCGTTAATTCTCTTAATTCATCCATTCGAAAAAGAAAAGCTTCATCGTCGATGCTTTGGCTTTTTACACCGACGAGTAAGACTCTCTCCTTATCGACTTGACCTTTATCGTACACACTCATTCCTCCTAAGCTAATTATTTGAGGCCTTATATGCTTTTCGTAAATCTCTACTAGATAATGTCATTAATCTCTCTCTGTTATAATCGTCCTCTTCAAGTAAACGAAGTGCCTGTGCTCTAATGCTTTTTTCCAACAAGTTACGAATAAACCGTCCATTACTAAAATGCTCATATTCCTTTTGTTTTGCATCAACTAATAATTGTCTTAAAGTTTGTTCTGCACTTTCACTAACTGTATACTCTCGCTCATGAATCATCTTTTTTGCAATTAAGACTAATTCATCGACGGTGTAGTTAGGAAACGTAACTTTCATCGGAAACCTAGAAGGTAGACCTGGGTTTAACTGTAGAAATCGATCCATTTCTTTCGGATATCCCGCTAATATTAACACAAAGGAATGTTGCTGGTCTTCCATCGCTTTGACAAGCGTATCAATCGCTTCTTTCCCGAAGTCTTTTTCTCCTCCTCGAGCTAGAGAGTAAGCTTCGTCTACAAATAGTATACCACCAATTGCTTTTTGAATAAGGTCTCTCGTCTTTTGTGCTGTATGGCCAATATATTCTCCAACTAAATCTGCTCGTTCTGCTTCGATTAAATGACCCTTTTCGAGTACCCCCATATCTTTAAACAGTTTCGCAATAAGTCGAGCGACTGTCGTTTTACCAGTTCCAGGGTTCCCTTTAAAAACCATGTGCAATACTTGCTTCCCCGGTTTTAAGCCCGCTTCTTGCCTTTTTTGATTTAAATAAATCCAAGCATAAATCTCTTTTATAAAATGTTTAATACTACTTAACCCTACAAATTGTTCTAACTCTTTTTCAATATGTTTATATGCAGAATGTTTAGGTTCTTCTAGTACACTCGCTTCATCGATCGTCAAGTCGTGCTTTGTTGTATTTTTTAAGACGATATTGATTTGTCCTTTTCGTTTCATTTTTGACTGATCCAATGAGGTCACCGCCCTCTATTGTATAGTGGAAAGAATTCTGTCACAACTACTATACGCAATTATTCTCAAAGCGTGACAAATGCCTATGTCCTCTATGTCCAAAAGTCATGATAGAATGAAAGGAAGTCATAAAGTGAGGAGGATTGAACGTGCAACGTTATATTGATACGTACTTACAATCATTGAAAAATACAAAGCAACCAAGCACATTAAAGAGGTACGAATATGATTTAAAGCATTTCCATTTATGGCTTCAAACGAACAAACATACAATCAAGAATCCTTCCCCAACAAGAGATGACCTTCAGTTATATTATACTTATTTAGTAGACAACCATTGCTATTCTAAAAATAGTGTAAGACGAGTTTTATCAGTACTAAAACAGTATTTTCATTATTATAAGAAAAAAGATTATGTAGAAATGATCGAGGATTTCATTTATGAACAAAGACGCTTAAGAAGTATTGACCAGCATGAAATATTAGATGAAAAAGAGATTATCAAACTCTTTCAAACGTTAAGAAGTAATGCGGGGCTTACTGACAACCAGAAAAAGTTTCGCCATTTATTCATTGATCGCAATGAAATGATTATGACGCTCATGTTACATTACGGTTTATCTGTACAAGAAGTCGTTAATATAACGGTTAATAACATCCATTTTTCTTCAAATAAAATGGAGGTAATAAGACGGCAAAATATTGTTCGTGAAGTAGTCATCAAACAAGAAGATAAAGAAAAGTTATATTCATATTTTCAATCCATCCCTTCCCCTGTCCGGCCAAACCGATACGACAAACATTATTTCTTTATCGCTTTTGATTATCAAAGAGGAACCTATAGGTGGGATTATGAAACGAATGCACCGAAACCGTTAACGGTTGTTGCGATTCAAAAAATGGTACGAACTGAAATGAGAAGAACAGGCTTACATTCAGGTTCCTCAGCGAGTAGCTTACGTAAAACATATATCATCCAAGAATTACTTCGAGGAAGAACAAAACAATCACTTCAAAAAGAGTTAGCATTTAAAACCACACAGCCTTTAGACCCATATATTGACTTTGTCGAAAACAGAAATATCATCTAATAACAAGATAAGGCTGCTTCAAAGTGTTTACCTTTGAAACAGCCTTTTAACTTTTAACTTTTAACTGTTATCTTGATTCAGTTGTACATTGCGCTGTGGTGAAAATGTAGAAATCGCATGTTTGTAAACAAGTTGTTGCTTTCCGTCCGTATCAAGAATAATTGTAAAATTATCGAAACTCTTTACAAAGCCGCGCAATTGAAATCCGTTCAATAAAAAAACTGTTACGGGAATGTTCTCTTTTCTTAACTGGTTCAAAAATTGATCTTGAATATTAACTGATTGTTGTTTCATGACACAATGGCCTCCCTCTTATCACATTATTATCTATATTCGCGATTTAAAACAGCTTTCCTTCTAAAAATTTATGAATTTCTTGAAGCTTTTTTTCCCTCGCTTCTGACATATCAAACCAATCGATCTCCATTTTGTTACGAAACCAAGTTAATTGGCGTTTTGCGTATCGCCTTGAATTTTGTTTTAACTCTTCAATTGCTTCTTCTTTTGTAAGCTTCCCGGCTAGATAACGATAGATTTCTTTATACCCTATCGCTTGAACGGATTGACAATCACGAACTCCAAGAGCATATAATCTTTTCGCTTCATCTATCAATCCTTCTTCAATCATTAGATCGACTCTTTTATTAATTCGTTCATATAAAAGATCCCGCTCCATGGTGAGTCCGATAACGGTCGCATCATAAGGAGATACGATTTGTTGATCGTTTCGTTCACTCACTGGCTTTCCTGTCATATGATAAACCTCTAATGCACGTATGACTCTCCTTGTATTATTCGGATGAATGTCTCGATAACTTTTTGGATCAATATCTTTCAATTTTTCATGTAAGGCAATCCCGCCATAAGTATCGGCATAATTTTCCATTTCCATACGAAATTTAGGGTCACTTTCTGATTGTGAAAAGTCATAGTCATAAATCACAGAATTCACATATAAACCGGTCCCACCAACAATGAATGGAATTTTATTTTTTTGCTGGATTTTATGAATGAGTGATTTTGCCCTCTCTTGAAATTCAGCGACTGAAAAGCTTTCTGTCGGTTCTTTTATATCAATTAAGTGATGAGGAATTCCTTCCATTTCGTCTTTCGTAATTTTGGCTGTTCCTATATCCATTTGTTTATACACTTGCATGGAATCGCCACTAATAATTTCTCCGCCAAAAGCCTTTGCTAAAGAGATACTAGTAGCTGTTTTACCAACAGCTGTCGGCCCTACAATAACGATCAGTTTGTTCATGATTTTCACCTTACGTTTTGTCATCTTATCTATTAAAAATTGGTTATATCAAACAGCGATGATACTTATCTTCTATTTCATTTAACTCGAGAGCTCAATCACTCCATAATGATATGTAGCAGAAGGCCGAACTTGAACGTTAAAACCGTATTTGTCGAACCTTTCACTTCGAAAGTGATCTTTTAAAACGACTCTCTTTTTGGCAACTCTCTTAGCTTGTTCAATGATTTCAAATGATAGATCATTATTGGAAGTCATCGGTCGGATCGCATCGAAGCCTGTTGATCCTTTTACTGCTTCTTCAAACATCGGATCAAAATAAACGATATCGACACTGTCATTTTCTTGTTCACAAAGCCAAGTCAGGTTTTCAGCATGCTCTACTGTAATTCTCCTCATTGCTTCATCGATTTCTTCAATACCTGATTTGTACGTTTGTAATCCTTGTTTAACGATATAGGCTATAAGACGAGAGGTTTCTGAACCAATCACTTCCCCCTCATGACCAACCGCTAAACTTGTTAAAATCGCATCAGACGCTAAGCCAAGTGTACCATCGAAAATACGATCTCCTCTTTGTATTTTACATGCAGTTACAAGAGGATCTTCTTTCGCTTTCAGCCACCGCTTTGCACGAAACATCGCCGCATTCGGGTGAAAAAAGAAGGGAGATTCATCTTTTAATGAGAATACCTCCAATCTTTCTTTCCCTACTACAATGATGACCGCTTCAAATCTTTCGATTAAGTCATTTACTGATTGTTTATTACGGTGAATATAGGTCACATCCAGCTCTCGGGCAATTTCTTTGGCACGTGCAATTGTTTGTTCACTAGGGCGGCCAGCTGTTGTTATCATTACTTTAGTCACGATCAAACCATCCTTTAGTTATTCATTTACATGACTCTTTTAAACATCCGTTCCATTTCATACGTTGAGAAATGAAGGAGAATTGGCCGCCCATGCGGGCAAGTATATGCCTCTTCACAAGACCTTATCGTTTCTAGTAATTGAAACATTTCATCGTGAGTTAAATATCGATTTGCTTTAATTGCTGCTTTACAAGACATTAAAATTGCTGCATCATCACGGATTTTTCCGATGTCGATTGTATTTTTCTCTTTAAGCTGTTCAATCATCTCTTCAATGACTTCTTGTTCTTGTCCTTTTGGAAACCATGTAGGATATGAGCGTACAATATACGTCCTTGTTCCAAATGGTTCTAAGTAAACCCCTACCTCTTTTAACATGTCTGAATGTTCTTTAATCCGCTCTTCTTCTTTCTGTGTAAACTCAAACGTAAGCGGTACGAGTAAATCTTGTAGAGTACGATCTACATTTCGAACTTTTTCTCTAAAAAACTCATACTTGATTCGTTCTTGTGCAGCATGTTGGTCAACAATATATAATCCTTGGTCATTTTGAGCAAGAATATACGTGCCATGAAGTTGGCCAATCGGATATAAAGTAGGAACTTCATGTGCGATTCCCTCTTCTCCCTCTCGCTCATCATCTTTTATTGAAGGATCTATTTTTGCCTGCTTACTAGCTTGTTCGTTGGTTTGAGCCGTATAAGTAGATTCAACTACTGTTTTTTCTATATAGTCATTCTCTTTCTCATCAACTGATGTTTGAACGCTCTCAATCACTTCTGGCTGATCAAGTACTGCTTGTTTTGTTTCTTTTACATGGTCTTCCCGTTGATCGATTGTACGATTATGTTCAAAATGATCGTCTCGCCTTTCTTTTTCTGTATGGTCATGACGTAATTGGAACGATATTTGTTCAGACTTTGGCTTTTCATACATTGTTTTTTTCACTTCTGGAATGAGTTGCGTATTTTTAAACAGTTGTTTAATTTCTTTTGTCAAAAGCTCTTGTAGTGCTTGTTCTTTACTAATTCGCACTTCTAATTTCGATGGATGGACATTTACATCCACTAAGATTGGATCCATATCGATGTGTAATACGACAATGGGAAACTTCCCGATTGGAAGTAATGTATGGTAACCTTCTTGAACAGCCTTCATCAACATATAGTTTCGAATATAACGACCATTAATGATTGTAGACATATAAGAACGATTCGATCTAGTCACTTCTGGTTTGGCGATAAATCCTTTTACTTTAAAATCTAAAGATTCAGCTTCAAAAGGCATCATCTTCTTTGCTACGCTTGTACCATATATTGAAGCAATAACTTTTAATAAATCACCATTCCCAGATGTTTTTAATAACGTTTTACCGTTATGTGTTAAATGAAAAGCTACATTCGGATGTGATAACGCCATTCGATTCAAACAATCAGAGATATGACCAAGTTCTGTATGAATCGTTCGTAAATACTTCAACCTGGCGGGTGTATTATAAAAAATATCTGATACTTGAATTTCCGTTCCTTTTCTTGATGAAGTCGAGCCTTTATGGACAATCCTACCGCCTTCTATACGAATTTCTTGCCCTTCTTTTGTACCATCACTCGTCTTCAATGTTAATTTCGAAACAGATGCAATACTCGGTAATGCTTCTCCCCGAAAGCCTAACGTTGCTATCTTAAATAAATCCTGATCTTCTCTTATTTTACTCGTCGCATGTCGATGAAAAGCAGTTTCGATATCATCTTCTTCAATTCCTTCTCCATTATCCAAAACACGAATAAGGGATAATCCACCTTCTTCTATATCCACTCGAATATTTGTACTATTAGCATCTAATGAGTTCTCAACTAATTCTTTCACAACAGAGGCGGGCCGTTCAACGACTTCACCTGCCGCAATCTTATTTGATAGCAAATCATCTAATTGATAAATCTTCCCCACTTTGTGCACCTCCTTCTCTTCTACGGCTAATCATTGGAATCAACTAGGACTTTAATTTTCGTTGGAGTTGATCTAGCACTTCAATCGCTTTAATTGGTGATACATGTAATAAATTTAACTCTTTAAGTTCTTTTAACGCTTCTTTATCTTTGTCGTCTAACTCAACTGAAGCTGATTCTTTGTTCGTTAGTTGTTCCATTGTATCTTCAAATAACGTTAACTGTTCTCCTGGAGAAACTGCAGGTTCTTGGAGCACTTCTTTTTTCTCTTCTACTCTTGGAACGTTCGCGTCTTGTCCATTCTCATAATCAAATAAGATGTCTTTGGCACGTCTAATAAGCTTTTCTGGAAGTTCAGCTAATTCAGCAACATAAATACCATAGCTGCGATCTGCAGAGCCATCTACAACTTTATGCAAGAACACGACTTTTCCATCCTCTTCAATGGCAGAAACGTGAACATTTTGGAGTCTTTCACATTGCTTTTCTAACGTTGTTAATTCGTGATAGTGCGTGGAAAACAATGTCTTAGCTCCAATTTCATCATGAATATATTCGATAATCGATTGCGCTAGTGCCATCCCATCATAAGTCGATGTCCCTCTACCGATCTCATCTAATAAAATAAGACTATTCTTTGTTGCTTTTGATACTGCATGTTTCGTTTCAAGCATTTCTACCATGAATGTACTTTGCCCTTGAGCCAAATCGTCAGCTGCACCAATTCTCGTAAAGATTTGATCGAATATCGGTAAGCTCGCCTCATCAGCAGGTACATATGAGCCGATTTGTGCCATGATCGAAATCAATGCAAGTTGCCTCATATACGTACTTTTACCTGCCATGTTCGGTCCAGTAATAAGTAGTAATTCTCTTTCTTTATTTAATGATAAATCATTGGCCACATAATCGCCGATATCAATGACTTGTTCAACGACAGGATGACGTCCTTCAACGATTTGAACGTCTCCATCATCATTCATCTTTGGCTTAACGTAATGATTTTTCTCAGCTACTTCTGCAAAGCTTTGTAAAACATCAATTGTACTAACGATATTCGCGAGCTCTTGTAAAGAGCGAATATAATCTTTTACTTTTTCACGAACTTCCATAAATAGTTCATATTCTAGCTTTTCACCATTTTCTTCTGCTTCTAATATTAAAGCTTCTTTTTCTTTTAGTTCTTCACTAATAAATCGTTCAGCGTTAGTGAGCGTTTGTTTTCTTTCATAGCGTCCTTCAGGTAATAAATGCAGGTTTGCTTTCGTTACTTCAATGTAATAACCAAAGACTTTATTAAACCCTACTTTTAAGGACTTAATACCCGTTTCTTCCCGCTCTTTTCGCTCCATCTGTGCGATCCATGACTTTCCGTTTCTCATTGCATCACGGTATTCATCTAATTCTCTATTGTAACCATCTTTAATAATGTTTCCTTCTGTAATAGAAATAGGTGGGTCTTCGTGAATACTATTTTGAAGAATCTCTTTTAACGGTTCACAATGATCTGCTTGTTGTA
The Bacillus shivajii DNA segment above includes these coding regions:
- the mutL gene encoding DNA mismatch repair endonuclease MutL — its product is MGKIYQLDDLLSNKIAAGEVVERPASVVKELVENSLDANSTNIRVDIEEGGLSLIRVLDNGEGIEEDDIETAFHRHATSKIREDQDLFKIATLGFRGEALPSIASVSKLTLKTSDGTKEGQEIRIEGGRIVHKGSTSSRKGTEIQVSDIFYNTPARLKYLRTIHTELGHISDCLNRMALSHPNVAFHLTHNGKTLLKTSGNGDLLKVIASIYGTSVAKKMMPFEAESLDFKVKGFIAKPEVTRSNRSYMSTIINGRYIRNYMLMKAVQEGYHTLLPIGKFPIVVLHIDMDPILVDVNVHPSKLEVRISKEQALQELLTKEIKQLFKNTQLIPEVKKTMYEKPKSEQISFQLRHDHTEKERRDDHFEHNRTIDQREDHVKETKQAVLDQPEVIESVQTSVDEKENDYIEKTVVESTYTAQTNEQASKQAKIDPSIKDDEREGEEGIAHEVPTLYPIGQLHGTYILAQNDQGLYIVDQHAAQERIKYEFFREKVRNVDRTLQDLLVPLTFEFTQKEEERIKEHSDMLKEVGVYLEPFGTRTYIVRSYPTWFPKGQEQEVIEEMIEQLKEKNTIDIGKIRDDAAILMSCKAAIKANRYLTHDEMFQLLETIRSCEEAYTCPHGRPILLHFSTYEMERMFKRVM
- the miaA gene encoding tRNA (adenosine(37)-N6)-dimethylallyltransferase MiaA — its product is MNKLIVIVGPTAVGKTATSISLAKAFGGEIISGDSMQVYKQMDIGTAKITKDEMEGIPHHLIDIKEPTESFSVAEFQERAKSLIHKIQQKNKIPFIVGGTGLYVNSVIYDYDFSQSESDPKFRMEMENYADTYGGIALHEKLKDIDPKSYRDIHPNNTRRVIRALEVYHMTGKPVSERNDQQIVSPYDATVIGLTMERDLLYERINKRVDLMIEEGLIDEAKRLYALGVRDCQSVQAIGYKEIYRYLAGKLTKEEAIEELKQNSRRYAKRQLTWFRNKMEIDWFDMSEAREKKLQEIHKFLEGKLF
- the mutS gene encoding DNA mismatch repair protein MutS, with product MAKQTPMMEQYLRIKAEHEDAFLFFRLGDFYELFFEDAINAAKELEITLTKRGKGDDAIPMCGVPYHSSEQYISQLIEKGYKVAVCEQTEDPQQAKGVVKREVVQIITPGTVMEGRAVQDQENNYLLSITDFSESEYGICAVDMTTGEFLTTVITSSFEDVIHEAASFRPREIVVPASFSEEKQQRLKVRLGITLSYEDKCEDIEELDELVHRLMDDHAVVACKRLLTYIHRTTKRSLDHIQQATYYMLNEYMTIDSYSKRNLELVETIREKKKQGSLLWVLDKTVTAMGARTLKQWVERPLIHKEMITKRLSLVDSFIEHYFERESIRDHLSSVYDLERLSGKVAFGNVNARDLIQLKRSLEEVPRLFDIVQSLGNEYVKELLQQADHCEPLKEILQNSIHEDPPISITEGNIIKDGYNRELDEYRDAMRNGKSWIAQMERKEREETGIKSLKVGFNKVFGYYIEVTKANLHLLPEGRYERKQTLTNAERFISEELKEKEALILEAEENGEKLEYELFMEVREKVKDYIRSLQELANIVSTIDVLQSFAEVAEKNHYVKPKMNDDGDVQIVEGRHPVVEQVIDIGDYVANDLSLNKERELLLITGPNMAGKSTYMRQLALISIMAQIGSYVPADEASLPIFDQIFTRIGAADDLAQGQSTFMVEMLETKHAVSKATKNSLILLDEIGRGTSTYDGMALAQSIIEYIHDEIGAKTLFSTHYHELTTLEKQCERLQNVHVSAIEEDGKVVFLHKVVDGSADRSYGIYVAELAELPEKLIRRAKDILFDYENGQDANVPRVEEKKEVLQEPAVSPGEQLTLFEDTMEQLTNKESASVELDDKDKEALKELKELNLLHVSPIKAIEVLDQLQRKLKS
- a CDS encoding class I SAM-dependent methyltransferase; this translates as MTKVMITTAGRPSEQTIARAKEIARELDVTYIHRNKQSVNDLIERFEAVIIVVGKERLEVFSLKDESPFFFHPNAAMFRAKRWLKAKEDPLVTACKIQRGDRIFDGTLGLASDAILTSLAVGHEGEVIGSETSRLIAYIVKQGLQTYKSGIEEIDEAMRRITVEHAENLTWLCEQENDSVDIVYFDPMFEEAVKGSTGFDAIRPMTSNNDLSFEIIEQAKRVAKKRVVLKDHFRSERFDKYGFNVQVRPSATYHYGVIELSS